One region of Priestia megaterium genomic DNA includes:
- the rplI gene encoding 50S ribosomal protein L9: protein MKVIFLKDVKGKGKKGEVKNVSDGYAHNFLLKNGYAVEATGGNVKVLEAQKNREQKDAAAELQANKELKATLEELTVELTAKSGEGGRLFGSITSKQIAEELKKKHKIKVDKRKIELNDAIRALGYTNVPVKLHPEVTATVKVHVTEQK, encoded by the coding sequence ATGAAAGTAATTTTCTTAAAAGATGTAAAAGGAAAAGGCAAAAAAGGTGAAGTGAAAAATGTTTCAGATGGTTATGCACATAACTTCTTATTAAAAAATGGTTATGCTGTTGAAGCTACAGGCGGTAATGTGAAAGTATTAGAAGCACAAAAAAATAGAGAGCAAAAAGATGCAGCTGCAGAACTTCAAGCAAACAAAGAGTTAAAAGCAACTCTTGAAGAACTGACAGTTGAATTAACAGCAAAATCTGGTGAAGGTGGCCGTTTATTCGGTTCTATCACAAGCAAACAAATTGCTGAAGAATTAAAGAAAAAACACAAAATTAAAGTAGATAAGCGTAAAATTGAATTAAATGATGCCATTCGCGCATTAGGCTACACAAATGTACCGGTTAAATTACATCCGGAAGTAACGGCTACTGTAAAGGTACACGTGACTGAACAAAAATAA
- a CDS encoding YybS family protein, with the protein MKGIRYITEGAALLALFVALLLFSLYIPVVGTIFQLALAVPFIVYTVRHGWKKAILFLVVGLLLTLLFGNVLTLPFTLVFGIGGLAIGMLYRQKQKRYTILLGGTVAFSLGLLLLFVGANVIFNVNLMEQINNALDQSINQSIEMMKSLGQDVKESQIDQMRDAFDMFKNLLPLLIVMGGVILAFFSQLIATPILKRTGYEVQAFPPFREFKLPKSILWYYLIALILSFPSFNIEQGTFMYVAIINIVMGLQMLVVLQGISFIFYFSHQKGYAKAIPIVVTILALIIPIILQIVRILGIIDLGFNLRKQLDTKK; encoded by the coding sequence GTGAAAGGAATTCGATATATTACAGAAGGAGCAGCTCTTTTAGCGCTGTTTGTAGCGCTGTTGCTTTTTTCACTATACATACCTGTTGTGGGAACCATTTTTCAACTAGCGCTAGCTGTTCCATTTATTGTGTATACCGTTCGTCATGGGTGGAAAAAGGCAATATTATTTTTAGTAGTAGGGTTGTTATTGACTTTGTTATTTGGAAATGTATTGACTCTTCCTTTTACACTTGTATTTGGTATTGGTGGATTAGCAATAGGAATGCTTTACCGACAAAAACAAAAAAGGTATACCATTTTACTAGGCGGCACGGTTGCATTTAGTTTAGGTTTACTTTTATTGTTCGTAGGAGCAAATGTCATTTTTAATGTTAATTTAATGGAGCAAATAAATAATGCTTTAGATCAATCGATTAATCAAAGTATTGAAATGATGAAAAGTTTAGGACAAGACGTTAAGGAATCTCAAATTGACCAAATGAGAGATGCATTTGATATGTTTAAAAATCTGCTGCCTCTATTAATTGTTATGGGTGGAGTTATTCTAGCCTTTTTCTCTCAGCTTATTGCTACGCCTATTCTTAAAAGAACAGGTTATGAGGTGCAAGCATTCCCGCCTTTTCGTGAATTTAAACTTCCTAAAAGTATTCTATGGTATTATTTGATTGCATTAATCTTATCTTTCCCATCTTTTAATATTGAACAAGGTACATTTATGTACGTAGCTATTATCAACATCGTGATGGGACTGCAAATGCTAGTCGTGTTACAAGGGATCTCTTTTATTTTCTATTTCTCACATCAAAAAGGGTATGCCAAAGCAATTCCAATTGTTGTAACAATTTTAGCATTAATTATTCCAATTATCCTTCAAATTGTGCGCATCTTAGGTATAATTGATTTAGGATTTAATTTAAGAAAACAATTAGACACAAAAAAGTAG
- a CDS encoding DHH family phosphoesterase has translation MPVFTKKNVIRYPFYSLYSIALILVGIVTYHNWIIGMIGFILLLACLFLYMRMERMLSDEFETYISMLSHRLKKVGEEALMEMPIGIMLFNDEYQIEWTNPFLASCLGEDTLVGRSLYDVAESIIPLIKQEVETEVVTLHDRKFKVVIKRDERLLYFFDITEQIEIEKLYEEERTSLGIIFLDNYDELTQGMDDQVKSNLNSQVTSMLNSWAQEYGIFIKRTSSEKFIAIMNEQILIHLERSKFSILDQVREETSKQNIPLTLSIGIGAGAADLPELGALAQSSLDLALGRGGDQVAIKQPNGKVKFFGGKTNPMEKRTRVRARVISHALKELITESGKVIIMGHKYPDMDAVGAAIGILKVAQVNQKDGFIVLDPDHIDTGVQRMLEEIKKKEGLWERFITPEEALNLVSDDTLLVVVDTHKPSLVIEERLLNRIENVVVIDHHRRGEDFIEDPLLVYMEPYASSTAELVTELLEYQPKRFKIDMLEATALLAGIIVDTKSFTLRTGSRTFDAASFLRSQGADTVLVQKFLKEDITQYVQRARFIEHAEIYTAGIAISRAEPNKMYDQVLIAQAADTLLSISGVVASFVISKRRDNLIGISARSLGDINVQVIMESLQGGGHLTNAATQLQDISLDEAEERLKQAIDEYLDGGKKS, from the coding sequence ATGCCTGTCTTTACAAAAAAGAATGTCATTCGCTATCCATTTTACTCATTGTATAGTATAGCCCTGATTTTAGTAGGTATCGTGACCTATCATAATTGGATCATAGGAATGATAGGCTTTATATTACTATTAGCCTGTCTTTTTCTATACATGAGAATGGAGCGAATGCTGTCCGATGAGTTTGAAACCTATATTTCAATGCTGTCTCATCGGTTGAAAAAAGTAGGCGAAGAGGCATTAATGGAAATGCCGATTGGGATTATGCTATTTAATGATGAATATCAAATTGAATGGACCAATCCTTTTCTAGCATCTTGTCTGGGTGAAGACACACTAGTGGGAAGATCATTATACGATGTGGCAGAGAGTATTATTCCACTGATCAAACAAGAAGTGGAAACAGAAGTTGTCACGTTGCATGATCGGAAATTCAAAGTGGTGATTAAACGAGACGAGCGCTTACTGTACTTCTTTGATATTACAGAGCAAATAGAAATCGAAAAATTGTATGAGGAAGAACGAACAAGTTTAGGCATTATCTTTTTAGATAATTATGATGAACTAACGCAAGGAATGGATGATCAAGTTAAAAGTAACTTGAATAGCCAAGTAACTTCTATGTTAAATAGTTGGGCTCAAGAATACGGTATTTTTATTAAACGTACGTCTTCTGAGAAATTTATTGCGATTATGAATGAACAAATCTTAATTCATTTAGAGCGAAGCAAATTTTCTATCTTAGACCAAGTTCGAGAAGAGACGTCTAAACAAAATATACCGCTTACATTGAGCATTGGTATCGGAGCTGGTGCTGCTGATTTACCTGAGCTGGGTGCTTTAGCTCAATCTAGCTTGGATTTGGCCTTAGGCCGAGGTGGAGATCAAGTAGCGATTAAACAGCCGAATGGAAAAGTGAAATTCTTTGGCGGCAAGACTAATCCAATGGAAAAACGGACGCGCGTGCGTGCCAGAGTTATTTCTCACGCGTTAAAAGAGCTCATTACAGAGAGTGGAAAAGTGATTATCATGGGTCATAAGTATCCGGATATGGATGCTGTAGGAGCTGCTATTGGGATATTAAAAGTAGCGCAAGTAAATCAGAAAGACGGTTTTATCGTATTAGATCCTGATCATATTGATACAGGTGTTCAGCGAATGCTAGAAGAGATTAAAAAGAAAGAAGGCCTGTGGGAACGATTTATTACGCCTGAAGAAGCCTTAAATCTTGTGAGTGATGATACTCTTTTAGTAGTAGTAGATACGCATAAGCCGTCGCTCGTTATTGAAGAAAGGTTATTAAATCGTATTGAAAATGTCGTGGTCATTGATCATCATAGACGAGGAGAAGACTTTATCGAAGACCCTCTTCTTGTCTATATGGAGCCATATGCTTCCTCGACAGCAGAACTCGTTACTGAGCTTCTTGAATACCAGCCAAAACGATTTAAAATTGATATGCTAGAAGCAACAGCACTTTTAGCCGGTATTATTGTCGATACAAAAAGCTTTACATTACGCACGGGATCTCGTACGTTTGATGCAGCGTCCTTTTTACGTTCTCAAGGCGCAGATACGGTTCTTGTTCAAAAGTTTTTAAAAGAAGATATTACGCAATATGTACAGCGAGCACGCTTCATTGAACATGCAGAGATTTATACAGCGGGTATTGCCATTTCACGCGCTGAACCGAACAAAATGTATGATCAAGTGTTAATCGCGCAAGCTGCAGATACGCTGCTTTCAATCAGCGGAGTGGTTGCTTCGTTTGTTATTTCTAAGCGACGGGATAATCTAATTGGCATTAGTGCTAGATCGCTTGGAGATATCAATGTACAAGTTATTATGGAAAGTCTCCAAGGCGGAGGCCACTTAACGAATGCTGCTACTCAGCTTCAAGACATTAGTTTGGATGAAGCTGAAGAAAGGCTTAAACAAGCAATTGATGAGTACTTAGATGGAGGTAAAAAATCATGA
- the rpsF gene encoding 30S ribosomal protein S6, protein MRKYEVMYIIRPSIDDEAKKALVERFNGVLTDNGAEIANVKEWGKRRLAYEINDFRDGYYMILDVAATSEAVSEFDRLAKINEDIIRHIVVKQEA, encoded by the coding sequence ATGAGAAAGTATGAAGTAATGTACATCATCCGTCCAAGCATTGATGACGAAGCAAAGAAAGCATTAGTTGAGCGCTTCAACGGCGTATTAACTGATAATGGTGCTGAAATCGCAAATGTTAAAGAATGGGGTAAACGTCGTTTAGCATACGAAATCAATGATTTCCGTGACGGTTACTACATGATTCTTGACGTGGCGGCTACTTCAGAAGCAGTTTCTGAATTTGATCGTCTTGCGAAAATCAACGAAGACATTATCCGTCATATCGTTGTTAAACAAGAAGCATAA
- the ssb gene encoding single-stranded DNA-binding protein: protein MMNRVILVGRLTKDPELRYTPSGAAVATFTLAVNRTFTNQQGEREADFINCVVWRRQAENAANFLKKGSLAGVDGRLQSRSYEGQDGRRVYVTEVVAESVQFLEPKSGGGDTQRSNFANTGGSGQGSPFGDNQNRNSGNQGYTRVDDDPFANNGETIDISDDDLPF, encoded by the coding sequence ATGATGAATCGCGTAATTCTCGTAGGACGCTTAACCAAAGATCCTGAATTACGTTATACCCCGAGTGGAGCAGCGGTTGCAACATTCACTTTAGCGGTAAACCGCACATTTACAAATCAGCAAGGTGAACGTGAAGCTGACTTCATCAACTGTGTTGTATGGCGTCGTCAGGCTGAAAATGCAGCCAATTTCCTTAAAAAAGGAAGTTTAGCTGGTGTTGATGGTCGACTACAATCTCGCAGTTACGAAGGACAAGACGGTCGTCGTGTATACGTAACGGAAGTTGTAGCGGAAAGTGTGCAATTTTTAGAGCCGAAAAGTGGCGGTGGGGATACGCAACGCAGTAACTTTGCTAACACTGGAGGATCTGGACAAGGCTCTCCATTTGGAGATAATCAGAACCGTAACTCAGGTAATCAAGGTTATACTCGCGTTGATGATGATCCATTTGCAAATAATGGCGAGACAATTGACATTTCTGATGACGATTTACCGTTTTAA
- the rpsR gene encoding 30S ribosomal protein S18, which translates to MAGGRKGGRNRRRKVCFFTANGITHIDYKDVDMLKKFVSERGKILPRRVTGTSAKYQRKLTIAIKRARQMALLPYVSGE; encoded by the coding sequence ATGGCAGGTGGACGTAAAGGTGGACGCAACAGACGTCGTAAAGTTTGTTTCTTCACAGCAAACGGCATCACTCACATCGATTACAAAGATGTAGATATGCTTAAAAAATTCGTTTCAGAGCGTGGTAAAATTTTACCTCGTCGTGTAACTGGAACAAGCGCTAAATACCAACGTAAATTAACGATCGCTATCAAACGCGCTCGTCAAATGGCATTATTACCATATGTTTCTGGTGAATAA